In the Aeromicrobium fastidiosum genome, GGACCCACTCTTCGGGGGTTCCCTCGCACCAGTGGATCTCGGCCGGCCGGGTGAGGGCGGCTACTTCTCCGACCCAGCTCTGGAGCTTGGCGTAGGTCGAAAGGTAGTTGGACTGGACGGTGGTGACTGCGGACATGTAGATATCTTTCTCGCGCATCGCGGGTCAAGCGCATTGACTCGCACTCCCGGGGGATCGGTGCCTCGGGTAGCTGATGTGGGACGAAAATCGTCACCGACGGGCGATGACGATTCCAGCGACTTTACGGGTCATCTCGCCGGCGGGGATACCGAGCGACGGGTGCAATAGGTCACATGAGTAGAGGTTTGTCCGGTGGGTAGGGACACCCGATTTCGACCCACGCGCCGGGCGCGGTAAGGTTGGCGAGGCCCTTCGGGGTGTGCGCCCGTAGCTCAACGGATAGAGCATCTGACTACGGATCAGAAGGTTAGGGGTTCGAATCCCTTCGGGCGCGCAGATGAGTCGCCTCCACCGTCATCGGTGGGGGCGATTCCTGTTTCCAGCCACTTCGCTGACACGCCCGTCGCCATGGCCCATGCCGCCAGCAGCGGGCGCTTCGTCTCGGCTGCTCCGGTCTCTGCTCGGCGCACTGTGCTGCGGCTGACCTCGATGACCTTTGCCAGCTCGTCCTGGGTGAAGCCGGCCCCGCGCCGCGCGAGCTCGAGCCGGAGCGGCTTCGTCGACAGGACTGCGCCCGCGTCTATCTGAATCGTCATGCGAGAAACGTATCTCCAAATGTGCTCGTGATGAAGTAAATGGTTCGACACGCCGCGTAAGAAACGTCACTCACGAACCATTTGGCTCATGATGAATCCCATGGACCGGGTGCCCGAGCTGCTGACGACCGCGGAAGCGGCCGAGTTCCTTGGGCTGTCTGTTCCATCGGTGCACCGCCTCGCGGTCGCTGGCGTCATCAAGACGCACTTCCAGCACCCCGGGCCGCGTGGCCCGCGGGTCTTCCACCGCGACGAGCTCTCGCGCGTCGCAGCCGAAAGGAACCTCGCATCATGACCGAGACCGCACCCGAGCCCCAGCCGACCAACCCGGACGGCACGCTCATCCCCACCCCCGAGACCGACGAGGTTGACCGCCTCGCCGAGGGCATCGCCAAGGGCGTGACCGCCGGCCTCAGGGCCAAGCCCGGCCCCGTCGAAACCGTCGAGGTCGAGAAGCCTGTCGAGTGGAAGGCCGGCGACAAGGTCCGCTCGATCCAGGGGCACCAGCTCGTCGTGATCAGCCAGGGCGCGCCCGGCTCGGCCGTCCACTGCGAGTCGGCCGAGAAGGACGCCAAGCCGTACATCAACACGTACTTCGCGGCCGACACGCTCAAGAAGGCCCGCTGACCATGATCGCCCTGACTTCCGGCGACGCAGCCGTCGATCTGCGTGAACTCGCGCAGGACGTCCGCGACAACGGGTGGGATCACTACGACCGCGAGCACGTCGCGCGCCTTCTTGAGGGTGCCGCGACGTGCTGGGAACTCGGTGAGCCCGTCCTTGTCACTGGCGGCAGCCCGTCCGCCCCTGCCCGGCTCATGCTGGTCAGGGGCGGTGGCGATCTCTCATGAGTTGGCGCACGGGCAAGGGCGGCGTGCAGGAGTGGGTCGGCGAGCCGATCCCCGAGCCCGACGCGATCGACCTGCACCTGAACTACGGCATGTCGTCCGTGGCCCTCAGCGAGAAGGAACGCAAGCGCCTCGCCCAGCTGCAAGAGGCCGACGCATGAGCCGCGACTGCCCCACGGGCTGCGGCCGGAAGGCCCAGGCCGGGCACTACATGTGCCGATCATGCTGGTCCCGCGTCCCCAGAGACCTACAGCAGCGCGTCTACGCAACATGGCGCGCCTGGCGCAAGGACCTGGGCGACCCCGACCTCATGAGGGCCTATCGGGCTGCCACGGACGCAGCAGAGGCGGCGATCGCCTGACCCTGACCCAGCAGTGCCGGTGTAGCAGGAAAGCGTGACCGGCAGCCCTCGCGAGGGGGCGTACAACTCACGGACCTGAACCGGGAACCCATGGCGAGAAGTTGGATTCGGAGACTCGACCCCCGAGGGAAATGCGAGCCGCAAACAGGTGCGGCACACACCGTCGCAACAGCTGATCACTAGACGCCGGTGGCGCGTGCAGCGACGTGTCCAAGAGGACACGGCGCTATCAGTCGTGCACGCGGCAAGGCCTGGAACGGCTCACGGGGGGACTCCGGGGGGATCCCCCCTGCCCAGCGCAGGTTCCCTGTCCGGCCCCGACCACGTACCCACCCCATGAGATAACCCGAGGAGGAGAGATGGACCGCACCACGTCACTCAAGGTCTGGTCAGCACGCCAGGACGAGGAGCCGCTCGAGGCACGCCTCGCACGTCTGGCCGCAGCTGCACCAGCACCACCCGTCGAGGGCCAGGCACAGACCATCCCCGGCCTCGACCCGCAGGTGGACATCGCCACGCTCACCAAGCCCGAGCTGCACGACCTGGTCTACGCCGCGGCCTCGACCTACCTCCAGTCCCTCAGCTCGATGACCAAGACCAAGGCCCACCTACACGCCGAGCGCATCGCACACCAGGCTCTCGCAATCACAGCCGGCCAGGACTACATGAGTCGTGGGGCTGATCCTCGTGGGTAGCCCGGGGTGGAGCGGGCGACGCGTGCGCGTGCTGGTCGACGCGTGCCTCGCGCTCAAGGGCAGGACGTGTCACCTGTGCGGGCTGCCCGGTGCTGACTCAGCAGACCACGAGCCACCACGCTCGACGCTGCTCGAGGCAGGCGTGCTCAACCCTGACGACCTGAGGTTCCTGTTCCCCTCGCATCGTCTGCCGTGCAACGTGAGCCGTGGCAAGCGACCGATCACGGCCGAGCTGCGCGTCGAGCTGCGTGCCAAGCGTGAGGCGATGATCGCTCGTCATGCGGCGCGAGCGAACCTGTCGCCCCGATTCGCGGCGCGTCGCCCATCTTCTTTGAGAGCCGGGGGCCATGGAAGCCCCGCGACCCCTTCCTTTTTATCTACTGGGACTCCAGAAAAAAACGACGAAAGCGAGCGGCCATGAACGAGAGCCAGGAGCCGGGCAGTACGCCGGCGCAGGACGGCTGGGCGCTGCCGGGGATGGAGGACGTGACTGGGCGACCGGTCACCGCGCTCGAGGTGGCCGTGCGTCGCACGATCGCGCGTCTTCAGCAGCTCGGCTACGTCGAGGAGATGCACGCGGCCCACACCGCCGCCGCGGTCGAGCTCGCGCAGGTCATCAGCATGAAGCACAGCACCGGCAAGGCCTCGACGATCGGCAACGACATGCGAGCCATGATCGACCTGCTCGACCGCCTGGTGCCCGAGCGCGACGACAGCGCCGACCTCGTCATCAAGAAGGCCATGGAGCAGTGGGAGCAGCAGGTCGAGCTGTGAGCCTGCCGATCCTCGAGTACCGAGCGCAGCTGCACGAGCAGCTGCCCTCGCTCATGCCACCGCCGAAGTTCGCGACCGATCCCGACCTCAGCCGGCTCTCGCTCGGCCGCAGGCAGGACCGGTTCAGTCAGGTGTGGCTCGGCAAGTCGTTCATGCCGCACCAGAAGCTTATCTCGGACGTCGCCGGCGAGCTGGTCGAGGACCCCGAAAGCGGGCTGCTCGTGCCGGCCTACGCGCTCGTGCTCATCACGCTCCAGCGCCAGGCTGGCAAGAGCCACCTCGACATGGCCCAGAACGCCGAGCGGTGCTTCACCAACTCGAGGTATCGCAGCTGGTACACCGCCCAGACCGGCAGCGACGCCCGCGACCAGTTCCTCAAGTTCCAAGACGACGTCGTTGACAAGACCCCGCTCGATGCCGTCGTGCGGACGCTGCGCGGGTCGGGCCGCGAGATGATGATCTTCCCGAACAAGTCGACCATCCGGCCCTACGCGCCGACCGACGAGGGACTGCACGGCAAGCAGTCCGACCGCAACACGATCGACGAGGGCTGGGCGTTCTCCAAGGAGCGCGGCAAGATTCTGCTGCAAGGCTCCGGCCCGACCGAGCTCACCCGCCCCAACGCGCAGACCTTCATCCTGTCGGCCGGCGGCACCGCCGAGTCGACGTGGCTGGCCGACCTGGTGTCTCGAGGCCGAGCGGGCGAACCGGGCATGGCGTTCTTCGAGTTCGGCGTGCCCGACGACATGATCATCGAGGGCGACCTGACCGACGATGTCTACGCCGAGATCGCCCGCCACCACCCGGCCGTCGGCCACACCATCACCGTCGCCGCGCTCAAGAAGCTGCGGACGAAGCTGCCCGACGACGCCGAGTTCGCTCGAGCCGCCGGCAACCGGTGGACCGAGATCATCGGCGGCTCGATCAGCAAGGGACTCTGGGAGTCCGTGCGCCACGGCGACGCGATCCCCGCCGGCGTGCCCGTCGGCTACGGCGCAGCTCGAGCAGCCGACGGCAGCGAGGTCGTCATCGCCGCAGCTGCCGACCTCGGCGAGTTCGTCGTCGTCGAAATCCTCGACGTCCTGCGCCCGTTCAACGCCGCAGCTGCCGTCAACGACTGGACATCAGACGGCGAACTCGCCGTCGATCGAGTCGGCCCATCGTCGTCTCTCGCCGACGGCCTCGACACGCTCGGCCGCAAGCTCATGTCCCTGACCACCCGCGACGTGTCGGCCGGCGTCGCCAACATCCTCGACGGACTCAAGCCCCGCGCGATCCGCTTCCGCCAGCACCCGGCCCTCGACGACGCCGTGAAGGTCGCCGGCACCAGGCCGTCCGGCGACGGCGGCAAGCTCTGGGCACGCGTCGCCGCCGGCGCGTCCATCGCCGCACTCGAGGCAGCCACCCTCGCAGTGTGGGCCGTCGGCCACCGACCACCCCCCACCGCCGCGCCAACGATGCGCCTCCCCGGCGAATAGCAACACGACACGCCGCGAGCGTTGTGGCTCTTTAGGAACCAAATGGTTCATGCTGCGTGTGTGAGTGTTCCGAGTCAGTCGCAGCGACGCGCGATCGAGGTCACCGACGTGACGGCCTCGATCGCGTCGATCGCGGTCTACAACGCCGCGTCCATCCCGATCGGCTCGCCGTGGGCAGACAGCAACCTCCAGCGCGTCATGTTCGAGGACATGTTCGGCGCTGGCGTGCAGCAGCCCGTCACCCGCACGGTCGCCATGTCCGTCCCCCCGCACGCTCGAGGACG is a window encoding:
- a CDS encoding helix-turn-helix transcriptional regulator, producing MTIQIDAGAVLSTKPLRLELARRGAGFTQDELAKVIEVSRSTVRRAETGAAETKRPLLAAWAMATGVSAKWLETGIAPTDDGGGDSSARPKGFEPLTF
- a CDS encoding helix-turn-helix domain-containing protein; the protein is MMNPMDRVPELLTTAEAAEFLGLSVPSVHRLAVAGVIKTHFQHPGPRGPRVFHRDELSRVAAERNLAS